One region of Streptomyces sp. NBC_00442 genomic DNA includes:
- a CDS encoding DUF2127 domain-containing protein translates to MKIDWDRRTCARRGHVTYAPQEAVLRDRLRAETGLGEAWRCLRCGDFALGAPHGSGPAEEAPLVPRGKVLRDLFILRFLAIERAVRGVFIVLVAIAVWKFSNSQDAVRQFFDEYLDVFRPVFRHFHYDLDHSPVVGTIQKTFDYKHSTLVIVAVALLVYALIEIVEGVGLWRAKRWAEYLTVVATAMFLPLEIYELTEKISWVKIATLTINILAVLYILLVKRLFGLRGGHAAFEAERHSASLIEVETTAGVAAHH, encoded by the coding sequence ATGAAGATCGACTGGGACCGGCGCACCTGCGCGCGCCGCGGCCATGTGACGTACGCGCCCCAGGAGGCCGTACTGCGTGACCGGTTGCGCGCCGAGACCGGTCTGGGCGAGGCCTGGCGCTGTCTGCGCTGCGGCGACTTCGCCCTCGGCGCACCGCACGGCTCGGGGCCGGCCGAAGAGGCGCCGCTCGTGCCGCGCGGCAAGGTGCTGCGCGACCTGTTCATCCTGCGCTTCCTGGCCATCGAGCGGGCCGTGCGCGGCGTGTTCATCGTCCTGGTGGCGATCGCGGTGTGGAAGTTCAGCAACAGCCAGGACGCGGTGCGCCAGTTCTTCGACGAGTACCTCGACGTGTTCCGGCCGGTCTTCCGCCACTTCCACTACGACCTCGACCACTCGCCGGTCGTCGGAACCATCCAGAAGACCTTCGACTACAAGCACTCCACCCTGGTGATCGTCGCGGTGGCCCTGCTCGTGTACGCGCTGATCGAGATCGTCGAGGGCGTCGGCCTGTGGCGCGCCAAGCGCTGGGCGGAGTACCTCACGGTCGTCGCCACGGCGATGTTCCTGCCGCTGGAGATCTACGAACTCACCGAGAAGATCAGCTGGGTGAAGATCGCCACGCTGACCATCAACATCCTCGCGGTCCTCTACATCCTGCTCGTCAAGCGCCTGTTCGGCCTGCGGGGCGGGCACGCGGCCTTCGAGGCGGAGCGCCACAGCGCTTCCCTGATCGAGGTGGAGACCACGGCGGGAGTCGCGGCGCACCACTGA
- a CDS encoding cytochrome c oxidase assembly protein yields MSTMALSDGAAAALPELTGARLLTVWRPDPAALLLIVVLAALYGWGVLRLRRRGESWPAVRTAAFALLGLGALAVATMSALAVYDTELFWPAAVQNVLLDLIAPLGLALGDPLRLGMLALPERGAGRLKRAMSGRLVRFLTFPLVSSALVLASELCVYFTPYFETALRHGALHELMYLQLLLAGSLFVLPVLTREEALPAWCTHPVRAALVFVDGLIDAVPGIVVMTHSTLIAGAWYLHHAPAWAPDVQRDQQLGGGAMVTIAELVSLPFLLAVLVQWSRADRAQRVVLDRRLDAELAPAAPVRGRPEEAELVRPWWETDGGAVGQRMRPRRPGD; encoded by the coding sequence ATGTCCACGATGGCCCTGAGTGACGGCGCGGCCGCCGCCCTGCCCGAGCTGACCGGGGCGCGCCTGCTGACGGTGTGGCGGCCCGACCCCGCGGCGCTGCTGCTGATCGTCGTCCTGGCCGCGCTGTACGGCTGGGGCGTGCTGCGGCTGCGTCGGCGCGGCGAGAGCTGGCCCGCGGTGCGCACCGCGGCGTTCGCCCTGCTCGGCCTCGGCGCCCTGGCCGTCGCCACCATGTCGGCGCTCGCGGTGTACGACACCGAGCTGTTCTGGCCGGCCGCCGTGCAGAACGTCCTGCTCGACCTGATCGCACCGCTGGGCCTCGCGCTCGGCGATCCGCTGCGGCTCGGCATGCTCGCGCTCCCCGAGCGCGGCGCGGGACGCCTCAAGCGCGCGATGAGCGGACGCCTGGTGCGCTTCCTCACGTTCCCGCTGGTCAGCAGCGCCCTGGTGCTCGCGTCCGAGCTCTGCGTCTACTTCACGCCGTACTTCGAGACCGCCCTGCGCCACGGCGCGCTGCACGAGCTGATGTACCTCCAACTGCTGCTCGCCGGGAGCCTGTTCGTGCTTCCGGTGCTCACCCGCGAGGAGGCGCTGCCCGCCTGGTGCACGCATCCGGTGCGGGCCGCCCTCGTCTTTGTCGACGGCCTGATCGACGCGGTGCCCGGCATCGTCGTGATGACCCACAGCACCTTGATCGCGGGTGCCTGGTACCTCCACCACGCGCCCGCCTGGGCGCCCGACGTCCAGCGGGACCAGCAGCTCGGCGGCGGCGCGATGGTCACGATCGCCGAGCTGGTGTCGCTGCCGTTCCTGCTCGCCGTCCTCGTGCAGTGGTCACGGGCCGACCGGGCCCAGCGCGTGGTGCTCGACCGCCGTCTGGACGCCGAACTGGCTCCGGCCGCCCCTGTGCGGGGGCGGCCGGAGGAGGCGGAACTGGTACGGCCCTGGTGGGAGACCGACGGCGGAGCGGTCGGGCAGCGGATGCGCCCGCGGCGGCCCGGCGACTGA
- a CDS encoding cytochrome P450 translates to MTGSNTGVTTDHTAIDGDSVAFPQDRSCPYHPPTAYQPLRDERPLARVRLYDGRTVWMVTGLAEARALLADPRLSTDRENEAFPSPTARFAGVARRRTALLGVDDPVHATQRRMLIPSFTLKRTASLRPQIQQTVDSLLDRMIAQGPPADLVGAFALPVPSMVICALLGVPYEDHEFFEGQSRKLLRGPESTDIEAARDALEDYFLRLIERKQEERGDGLLDELVAQRLNEGTLDHRELVDFATILLVAGHETTANMISLGTFTLLQHPEQLAELRSDETLMPAAVEELLRFLSIADGMLRVALDDIEIGGQTIRADEGVVFSTSVINRDSASYEEPDRIDWHRSSRHHVAFGFGVHQCLGQNLARAEMEIALRSLFARLPGLRLAVPAEEIPFKPGDTIQGMVELPVAW, encoded by the coding sequence ATGACAGGCAGCAACACCGGCGTCACCACGGACCACACCGCCATCGACGGCGACAGCGTCGCCTTCCCGCAGGACCGCAGCTGTCCCTATCACCCGCCCACCGCATATCAGCCGTTGCGCGACGAGCGCCCGCTCGCCCGCGTCCGCCTCTACGACGGCCGGACCGTGTGGATGGTCACCGGGCTCGCCGAGGCGCGCGCCCTGCTCGCCGATCCCCGGCTCTCCACCGACCGCGAGAACGAGGCCTTCCCCTCGCCGACGGCCCGGTTCGCGGGTGTCGCCCGGCGCAGGACCGCGCTGCTCGGGGTCGACGATCCCGTCCACGCCACCCAGCGCCGGATGCTGATCCCCAGCTTCACCCTCAAGCGGACCGCATCGCTGCGGCCGCAGATCCAGCAGACCGTCGACTCCCTGCTCGACCGGATGATCGCGCAGGGACCGCCCGCCGACCTCGTCGGCGCCTTCGCGCTGCCGGTGCCGTCGATGGTGATCTGCGCCCTGCTCGGCGTCCCCTACGAGGACCACGAGTTCTTCGAGGGCCAGTCGCGCAAGCTGCTGCGCGGCCCCGAGTCCACCGACATCGAGGCGGCCCGTGACGCCCTGGAGGACTACTTCCTCCGGCTGATCGAGCGCAAGCAGGAGGAGCGCGGTGACGGCCTGCTCGACGAACTCGTCGCACAGCGCCTGAACGAAGGGACCCTTGATCACAGGGAGTTGGTGGACTTCGCCACCATCCTGCTGGTCGCGGGCCACGAGACCACCGCCAACATGATCTCGCTCGGCACCTTCACGCTCCTCCAGCACCCCGAGCAGCTGGCCGAACTGCGCTCCGACGAGACGCTGATGCCGGCCGCGGTCGAGGAGCTGCTCCGCTTCCTGTCGATCGCCGACGGAATGCTGCGGGTGGCGCTCGACGACATCGAGATCGGCGGGCAGACCATCCGGGCCGACGAGGGCGTGGTCTTCTCGACCTCGGTCATCAACCGGGACAGCGCAAGCTACGAGGAGCCCGACCGGATCGACTGGCACCGCTCCAGCCGGCACCACGTGGCGTTCGGCTTCGGCGTCCACCAGTGCCTCGGCCAGAACCTGGCCCGTGCGGAGATGGAGATCGCGCTGCGCTCCCTCTTCGCGCGGCTGCCCGGTCTGCGTCTCGCGGTACCCGCCGAGGAGATCCCGTTCAAGCCCGGCGACACCATCCAGGGAATGGTCGAGCTCCCCGTCGCCTGGTAG
- a CDS encoding ferredoxin, whose protein sequence is MRIDIDKDVCIGAGQCALTAPGVFTQDDDGFSDLLPGREDGAGDPLVREAARACPVGAVTVHD, encoded by the coding sequence ATGCGGATCGATATCGACAAGGACGTCTGCATCGGCGCGGGGCAGTGCGCGCTGACCGCCCCCGGCGTCTTCACTCAGGACGACGACGGATTCAGTGACCTGCTGCCCGGCCGCGAGGACGGCGCCGGCGACCCGCTGGTGCGGGAAGCCGCCAGGGCCTGCCCGGTGGGGGCCGTCACCGTGCACGACTAG
- a CDS encoding TetR/AcrR family transcriptional regulator — protein MTGQQATGTDTETGRDAILRAARRAFTLRPYAEVTMRSIAADAGVSPSLIVKRFGSKERLFHTVADFGPAADALFAAPLDALGRHMVLTMVRMRREDQGDPLLRAVFSLGNMDERTLLRERFREQVTSRLAGQLHGGDSELRAELIAGLLLGLGATLSLHRPGAGERATPEQLADLYAPGVQRLVTGSGA, from the coding sequence ATGACGGGCCAGCAGGCCACCGGTACCGACACCGAGACCGGCAGGGACGCGATCTTGCGGGCGGCCCGGCGGGCCTTCACGCTGCGCCCGTACGCGGAGGTCACGATGCGCTCGATCGCGGCCGACGCCGGCGTGAGCCCCTCCCTCATCGTGAAGCGGTTCGGCAGCAAGGAGCGGCTGTTCCACACGGTCGCCGACTTCGGGCCCGCCGCCGACGCGCTGTTCGCGGCGCCGCTGGACGCCCTGGGACGGCACATGGTCCTGACGATGGTGCGGATGCGGCGCGAGGACCAGGGGGATCCGCTGCTCCGCGCGGTGTTCTCGCTGGGCAACATGGACGAACGCACCCTGCTGCGGGAGCGGTTCCGCGAGCAGGTCACGTCTCGGCTGGCGGGTCAACTGCACGGCGGGGACAGCGAGTTGAGGGCCGAGTTGATCGCCGGTCTGCTGCTGGGCCTCGGCGCGACCCTCAGCCTGCACCGGCCGGGCGCCGGGGAACGCGCCACGCCCGAGCAGCTTGCGGATCTCTACGCGCCGGGTGTGCAGCGCCTGGTCACCGGCAGCGGGGCCTGA
- a CDS encoding MFS transporter has translation MTPAIPESADPARPRFFVGVLAFCGVVVAVMQTLVVPLLPHVPALTGSTPAAASWLVTITLLTGAVFTPVLGRAGDMYGKRRLLIISLGVLTAGSVMCAVSSHIGVLIAGRALQGAALAVIPLGISIMRDELPPAKVLSSVALMSSTLGIGAAVGLPVAALVVEHFDWHTMFWASAVLGLLDIALVLWCVPESPLRSRGRFDAVGALGLSAALVAVLLAITQGADWGWTSPRTLALFGAAVVIWPLWGAYELRTRSPLVDLRVSSRPAVLLTNVAALLIGFAFYANSLVTAQMMQEPKATGYGLGASIVVSGLCLLPGGLAMVALSPVSAKISAAYGPKAALALAAAVMAVGYGVRFFTSHSMPLIIAGATVVACGTAIAYSALPALVMRAVPVSETGAANGLNTLMRSVGQACCSAVVAAVLANVTFQAGGQTAPTLHAYLLVFLIAAGAALAALVATLCLPGTAAPAGGTVGPERAEGAAGRATAEESA, from the coding sequence ATGACCCCAGCGATACCCGAGTCCGCCGACCCGGCACGCCCCCGGTTCTTCGTCGGGGTCCTGGCGTTCTGCGGCGTGGTCGTGGCCGTCATGCAGACACTGGTGGTGCCGCTGCTGCCCCACGTGCCCGCCCTCACCGGCAGCACCCCGGCCGCGGCGAGCTGGCTCGTCACCATCACCCTGCTGACCGGGGCGGTCTTCACCCCGGTGCTCGGCCGGGCCGGCGACATGTACGGCAAGCGGCGGCTGCTGATCATCTCGCTCGGCGTGCTCACGGCCGGCTCGGTGATGTGCGCGGTCAGCTCCCACATCGGCGTGCTGATCGCGGGCCGCGCCCTGCAAGGGGCGGCGCTCGCGGTGATCCCGCTGGGCATCAGCATCATGCGGGACGAACTGCCGCCCGCGAAGGTCCTCTCCTCGGTCGCCCTGATGAGTTCGACGCTCGGTATCGGCGCGGCCGTCGGCCTGCCGGTCGCGGCCCTGGTCGTCGAGCACTTCGACTGGCACACCATGTTCTGGGCCTCGGCCGTGCTCGGACTGCTCGACATCGCCCTGGTGCTGTGGTGCGTGCCCGAATCGCCGCTGCGCTCCCGCGGCCGGTTCGACGCGGTGGGCGCGCTCGGCCTCTCGGCGGCGCTGGTCGCGGTGCTGCTCGCCATCACCCAGGGCGCCGACTGGGGCTGGACCTCGCCGCGCACCCTCGCCCTGTTCGGCGCGGCCGTGGTGATCTGGCCGCTGTGGGGCGCGTACGAGCTGCGCACCCGCTCCCCTCTGGTGGATCTGCGCGTCTCGTCACGGCCCGCCGTCCTGCTCACCAATGTGGCGGCCCTGTTGATCGGCTTCGCCTTCTACGCCAATTCGCTCGTCACCGCGCAGATGATGCAGGAACCCAAGGCCACCGGGTACGGGCTCGGCGCCTCCATCGTGGTCAGCGGGCTCTGCCTGCTGCCGGGCGGCCTCGCGATGGTGGCGCTCTCCCCCGTGTCGGCCAAGATCTCGGCGGCGTACGGGCCGAAGGCGGCGCTCGCCCTCGCGGCCGCCGTCATGGCGGTCGGCTATGGGGTGCGCTTCTTCACCAGCCACAGCATGCCCCTGATCATCGCGGGGGCCACGGTGGTGGCCTGCGGCACCGCGATCGCGTACTCGGCGCTGCCCGCCCTGGTGATGCGCGCGGTCCCGGTGAGCGAGACCGGCGCCGCCAACGGGCTCAACACCCTCATGCGCTCGGTCGGTCAGGCCTGTTGCAGCGCGGTGGTCGCCGCGGTCCTGGCCAACGTCACCTTCCAGGCCGGCGGCCAGACCGCTCCGACCCTGCACGCCTACCTCCTGGTGTTCCTGATCGCCGCAGGCGCCGCACTCGCGGCGCTCGTCGCCACGCTGTGCCTGCCGGGCACAGCGGCCCCCGCCGGCGGTACCGTCGGGCCGGAGCGCGCCGAGGGCGCGGCGGGACGCGCGACGGCCGAGGAGAGCGCATGA
- a CDS encoding alpha/beta hydrolase, translating into MQLFQKPARWAAAAACALLATALPTAAANAAAHAATPPVPDRYRLQHLDWQPCFSGTLECATMAVPRDWYHPGAGPSLGIKVSRHRAADPAERRGVLMMAAGGPGSSGLKRPATLTGLSPKLAAAYDVVSFDQRGVGASTNVVCSDQATVDMFFSSGDLRDRSPRAIGAVFDRARAFVADCERQSGGLLPYITSDQAVHDMDLYRALLGVDRISYYGPSYATVLGAYYATEFPRRVERVVLDSTVDFTQGWQAYMTGQPASFQRRYERDFLPWLAKNDAAYHQGRTPAEAEASYERLRAALRDHPLDLEGVRVTPNHLDATATNYLYSARGGFPALASLMGLLEHPDSASAQAKKDAAGELAPVMSAGYFADFFAVTCGDGPWKRDGRYWVDRSAEATRVNPLVGARELTFAAICANWPRPKAPHIEVTGKGLPPVLMLNATHDPATYYEGALRVHRSFAGSRLVTVDDGDHGQFQHGDACADGYVEDYLLTGSLPAKDTTCAGVPLPEPTAALG; encoded by the coding sequence ATGCAGTTGTTCCAGAAGCCGGCCCGGTGGGCCGCGGCCGCCGCCTGCGCCCTGCTCGCCACCGCCCTGCCGACCGCGGCGGCGAACGCCGCCGCCCACGCCGCGACACCGCCCGTGCCGGACCGCTACCGCCTCCAGCACCTCGACTGGCAGCCGTGCTTCTCCGGCACGCTGGAGTGCGCGACCATGGCCGTCCCCCGGGACTGGTACCACCCCGGGGCCGGCCCGAGCCTCGGTATCAAGGTGTCGCGCCACCGGGCGGCCGACCCCGCCGAGCGGCGCGGTGTCCTGATGATGGCCGCGGGCGGTCCCGGCTCCTCGGGGCTCAAGCGGCCGGCCACCCTGACGGGGCTGAGCCCGAAGCTCGCCGCCGCCTACGACGTCGTCAGCTTCGACCAGCGCGGGGTGGGGGCGAGCACCAACGTGGTCTGCTCGGACCAGGCCACGGTCGACATGTTCTTCTCCAGCGGTGATCTCAGGGACCGCTCACCCCGGGCGATCGGAGCCGTGTTCGACCGGGCGCGGGCCTTCGTGGCGGACTGCGAGCGGCAGTCCGGCGGGCTGCTGCCCTACATCACCAGTGACCAGGCCGTGCACGACATGGACCTGTACCGCGCGCTGCTCGGCGTGGACAGGATCTCCTACTACGGGCCGTCCTACGCCACCGTGCTCGGGGCGTACTACGCGACGGAGTTCCCGCGCCGCGTAGAGCGGGTCGTCCTGGACAGCACCGTCGACTTCACGCAGGGCTGGCAGGCGTACATGACGGGGCAGCCCGCGAGCTTCCAGCGCCGGTACGAGCGGGACTTCCTGCCGTGGCTCGCGAAGAACGACGCCGCGTACCACCAGGGCCGTACGCCCGCCGAGGCCGAGGCCTCCTACGAGCGGCTGCGGGCCGCGCTGCGCGACCACCCCCTCGACCTGGAAGGCGTCCGGGTCACGCCCAACCATCTGGACGCCACCGCGACGAACTACCTCTACAGCGCGCGGGGCGGGTTCCCGGCCCTGGCGTCGCTGATGGGTCTGCTGGAGCACCCCGACAGCGCGTCGGCGCAGGCGAAAAAGGACGCAGCCGGGGAGCTGGCGCCGGTCATGAGCGCCGGGTACTTCGCCGACTTCTTCGCGGTCACGTGCGGCGACGGCCCCTGGAAGCGCGACGGCCGGTACTGGGTGGACCGCAGCGCCGAGGCGACCCGCGTCAACCCCCTGGTCGGAGCACGTGAGTTGACGTTCGCCGCCATCTGCGCGAACTGGCCGCGGCCGAAGGCGCCGCACATCGAGGTGACGGGCAAGGGGCTGCCGCCCGTCCTGATGCTCAACGCGACGCACGACCCGGCGACGTACTACGAGGGCGCCCTGCGCGTCCACCGGTCCTTCGCGGGCTCGCGTCTCGTCACGGTGGACGACGGCGACCACGGCCAGTTCCAGCACGGCGACGCGTGCGCGGACGGCTACGTGGAGGACTACCTCCTGACGGGCTCGCTGCCCGCGAAGGACACCACGTGCGCCGGGGTGCCGCTGCCGGAGCCCACCGCCGCGCTGGGCTGA
- a CDS encoding transcriptional regulator, with translation MTRQTRTAKDIIAATSAALAPSPDDNRLVPLVESGKAPLSALAGLALEQRHIIAADRRAFLFLAERAGRGTPCAAFFGSLAEGEAMALERLAAYESACGLTPEAVGQYLPRAGCQAYPAYVAWLALNGEPPSVALALTANFAAWGGYCARMAAALRGRYGFSDAACGFFDFFAGPAPELDERAVAAVAAGSDDAHGEGVGGGAHYGRLLQRYESMFWNTLAP, from the coding sequence ATGACTCGTCAGACGCGTACGGCCAAGGACATCATCGCGGCGACGTCCGCCGCGCTCGCCCCTTCCCCGGACGACAACCGGCTCGTGCCCCTCGTCGAGTCCGGCAAGGCGCCGCTCTCCGCGCTCGCCGGGCTCGCCCTGGAGCAGCGCCACATCATCGCCGCCGATCGCCGCGCCTTCCTCTTCCTCGCCGAGCGTGCGGGCAGGGGCACGCCGTGCGCCGCCTTCTTCGGCTCGCTCGCCGAGGGCGAGGCCATGGCGCTCGAACGGCTCGCGGCGTACGAGAGCGCCTGCGGGCTCACTCCGGAGGCCGTCGGGCAGTACCTTCCGCGGGCGGGCTGCCAGGCCTACCCCGCGTACGTGGCGTGGCTGGCCCTGAACGGCGAGCCACCGAGCGTGGCCCTCGCCCTGACCGCCAACTTCGCGGCCTGGGGCGGCTATTGCGCCCGGATGGCGGCCGCGCTGCGCGGCCGGTACGGCTTCAGCGACGCGGCGTGCGGCTTCTTCGACTTCTTCGCGGGCCCGGCCCCGGAACTCGACGAGCGGGCGGTGGCGGCGGTCGCCGCGGGCTCGGACGACGCGCACGGCGAGGGCGTGGGCGGTGGGGCGCACTACGGACGGCTGCTCCAGCGGTACGAGTCGATGTTCTGGAACACGCTCGCCCCCTGA
- a CDS encoding MarR family winged helix-turn-helix transcriptional regulator, with product MAAEEAQALDDSFADVLAGVQRLIRRRLRGGLGVPRLRGAQVELLRLVAARPGIGVSAAAKELHLAGNSVSTLVNQLVRDGYMRRETDPGDRRSARLHATPAALGRLGDWQRRRAALVREQVARLDAADRAALAAALPALRRLADNLHEESEGS from the coding sequence ATGGCCGCCGAAGAGGCACAAGCGCTCGACGACTCGTTCGCGGACGTGCTCGCGGGCGTGCAGCGGCTCATCAGGAGACGGCTGCGGGGCGGCCTGGGCGTGCCCCGGCTGCGCGGTGCCCAGGTCGAGTTGCTCCGCCTGGTCGCCGCCCGGCCCGGCATCGGCGTTTCGGCCGCCGCCAAGGAGCTCCACCTGGCGGGCAATTCGGTCTCCACGCTGGTCAACCAGCTGGTGCGGGACGGCTACATGAGGCGCGAGACCGATCCGGGCGATCGCCGCTCGGCCCGGCTTCACGCGACGCCCGCCGCCCTCGGACGGCTGGGTGACTGGCAGCGCCGCCGCGCCGCGCTCGTACGGGAGCAGGTGGCGCGCCTGGACGCCGCAGACCGGGCAGCCCTGGCCGCCGCCCTCCCGGCACTGCGCCGGCTCGCCGACAACCTGCACGAGGAATCGGAGGGTTCATGA
- a CDS encoding ATP-binding cassette domain-containing protein — translation MSDDDAVRGDDAVRGDDARRDDEAPSDDQALRDGGAVPGDKSAGRPADRGDTAGPVHAAVRCEGLAYAFGGTRAVDALDLTVAAGEVFGLLGPNGAGKTTAIRCITTLLPVPAGRVHVFGHDAAKEPMAVRRLLGYVPQQLSADAGLTGRENVTLFARVFDVPRRERARRVEQALYAVDLTEAADRMAKTYSGGMIRRLELAQALVSAPRLLMLDEPTIGLDPIARTSVWEHINAVRRATGMTVLVTTHHMDEADQYCDRLALMHRGRIRALGTPEGLKSELRERIGGATPDDPPPTLEDVFRDVAGSGLDSKGGDFRDVRSTRRTAARLG, via the coding sequence ATGAGCGACGACGACGCGGTGCGCGGTGACGACGCGGTGCGCGGTGACGACGCGAGGCGCGATGACGAGGCGCCGAGCGATGACCAGGCGCTGCGCGACGGCGGCGCGGTGCCGGGCGACAAGAGTGCGGGGCGCCCCGCCGACCGGGGCGACACTGCCGGGCCGGTCCACGCGGCGGTGCGCTGCGAGGGACTCGCGTACGCCTTCGGCGGGACCCGTGCGGTCGACGCGCTCGATCTGACCGTCGCGGCCGGCGAGGTCTTCGGGCTGCTCGGCCCGAACGGCGCGGGCAAGACCACCGCGATCCGCTGCATCACCACCCTGCTGCCCGTGCCCGCGGGCCGCGTCCACGTGTTCGGCCACGACGCGGCGAAGGAGCCGATGGCGGTGCGCCGGCTGCTCGGCTACGTACCGCAGCAGCTGTCGGCCGACGCGGGCCTGACCGGTCGGGAGAACGTGACCCTGTTCGCCCGGGTCTTCGACGTCCCGCGCAGGGAACGCGCCCGCCGCGTCGAGCAGGCCCTGTACGCCGTCGACCTCACCGAGGCCGCCGACCGCATGGCCAAGACCTACTCGGGAGGCATGATCCGCCGCCTCGAACTCGCCCAGGCCCTGGTCAGCGCGCCCCGGCTGCTCATGCTCGACGAGCCGACGATCGGCCTCGACCCGATCGCCCGCACCAGTGTGTGGGAGCACATCAACGCGGTGCGCCGGGCCACCGGAATGACCGTCCTCGTGACCACCCACCACATGGACGAGGCCGACCAGTACTGCGACCGCCTCGCCCTGATGCACCGCGGAAGGATACGAGCCCTCGGCACCCCCGAAGGCCTCAAGTCCGAGCTGCGCGAGCGCATCGGGGGCGCCACCCCGGACGATCCGCCGCCCACCCTGGAGGACGTCTTCCGCGACGTCGCCGGCAGCGGCCTGGACAGCAAGGGAGGTGACTTCCGCGATGTCCGCAGCACCCGCCGCACCGCAGCCCGCCTCGGCTGA
- a CDS encoding ABC transporter permease, with amino-acid sequence MSAAPAAPQPASADPGAAALDADGKLDLLLVPPRPRTGWRVLPARVAALCAVELQKLRHDRAELYTRAVQPALWLLIFGETFTRIKAIPTGGIPYIDYLAPGIIAQSAMFIAIFYGIMIIWERDSGILTKLLVTPTPRSALITGKAFAAGVKALIQAVVVIVIAALLGVALTWNPLRLLGVAVAVILGSAFFSCLSMTIAGIVLTRDRLMGIGQAITMPLFFGSSALYPVSIMPGWLQAVSKANPLSYQVDALRGLLLGTHAHLALDYGVLAVAAALGILAASSLLGRLAR; translated from the coding sequence ATGTCCGCAGCACCCGCCGCACCGCAGCCCGCCTCGGCTGACCCCGGCGCCGCCGCCCTCGACGCCGACGGGAAGCTCGACCTGCTCCTGGTCCCGCCGCGCCCCCGCACCGGGTGGCGTGTGCTGCCCGCCCGGGTCGCCGCCCTGTGCGCGGTCGAGCTGCAAAAGCTCCGGCACGACCGCGCCGAGCTCTACACCCGGGCCGTGCAGCCCGCCCTCTGGCTGCTGATCTTCGGCGAGACCTTCACCCGCATCAAGGCGATCCCCACCGGCGGCATCCCCTACATCGACTATCTGGCGCCGGGCATCATCGCCCAGTCCGCCATGTTCATCGCCATCTTCTACGGCATCATGATCATCTGGGAGCGGGACTCGGGCATCCTGACCAAGCTCCTCGTCACCCCGACCCCGCGCTCCGCGCTCATCACCGGCAAGGCCTTCGCGGCCGGGGTCAAGGCGCTGATCCAGGCCGTCGTGGTGATCGTGATCGCCGCACTGCTCGGCGTGGCCCTCACCTGGAACCCGCTGCGGCTGCTCGGCGTGGCCGTCGCCGTGATCCTCGGCTCCGCGTTCTTCTCCTGTCTGTCGATGACCATCGCCGGGATCGTGCTGACCCGCGACCGCCTGATGGGCATCGGACAGGCCATCACCATGCCGCTGTTCTTCGGCTCCAGCGCCCTCTATCCGGTGTCGATCATGCCGGGCTGGCTCCAGGCCGTCAGCAAGGCCAACCCGCTCAGCTACCAGGTCGACGCCCTGCGCGGACTGCTGCTCGGCACCCACGCCCATCTCGCCCTGGACTACGGGGTGCTGGCCGTCGCGGCCGCGCTCGGCATTCTCGCGGCCTCCTCGCTCCTGGGCCGCCTGGCCCGCTGA
- a CDS encoding class I SAM-dependent methyltransferase codes for MSDDDGYLLDNRRTEAGERFDALAELFDASTFRHFEALGLRPGHHVWEVGAGGASVPRGLAERVGPQGRVLATDLDTGRIAGTALPAQAEVARHDVGRDPAPEGPFDFVHARLVLVHVTDRERALRTMAGALRPGGVLLIEDADPALQPLLCLDEYGPEQERANRLRRGFRTLLAERGADLSYGRKLPRLLRELDLEQVEADAYFPVTSPAGAVLEAATVRHVRALLVDRGLATDEDIERHLASVAAGRLDLATSPMISAWGRRPA; via the coding sequence GTGAGCGACGACGACGGATACCTCCTGGACAACCGGCGCACCGAAGCCGGCGAACGCTTCGACGCGCTCGCCGAACTCTTCGACGCCTCGACGTTCCGCCACTTCGAGGCCCTCGGCCTGCGCCCGGGGCACCACGTCTGGGAGGTGGGCGCGGGAGGTGCCTCCGTGCCGCGCGGCCTCGCCGAACGGGTCGGGCCCCAGGGGCGGGTGCTCGCCACCGACCTCGACACCGGCCGGATCGCCGGAACCGCACTCCCTGCGCAGGCCGAGGTCGCCCGCCACGACGTGGGCCGGGACCCGGCACCCGAGGGCCCCTTCGACTTCGTCCACGCCCGCCTCGTCCTGGTCCACGTCACCGACCGGGAGCGCGCCCTGCGCACCATGGCCGGGGCGCTGCGCCCCGGCGGCGTCCTGCTGATCGAAGACGCGGATCCCGCGCTCCAGCCCCTGCTGTGCCTCGACGAGTACGGCCCCGAACAGGAACGCGCCAACCGCCTGCGCCGGGGCTTTCGGACACTCCTCGCCGAACGCGGCGCCGACCTCTCCTACGGCCGCAAACTCCCGCGACTGCTGAGGGAGTTGGACCTGGAGCAGGTCGAGGCCGACGCGTACTTCCCCGTCACGTCGCCCGCCGGCGCCGTCCTGGAAGCCGCGACGGTGCGCCACGTCAGGGCGCTGCTCGTCGACCGGGGCCTCGCCACCGACGAGGACATCGAGCGCCATCTGGCGAGCGTCGCCGCGGGCCGCCTCGATCTGGCGACCTCCCCGATGATCTCCGCCTGGGGCCGCCGCCCGGCCTGA